Proteins found in one Planctomycetes bacterium MalM25 genomic segment:
- a CDS encoding VanZ like family protein → MSASPDLKLSSAESFRTSNRRWLGVLMAYWTILFTATHIPAPEAIAGAALDYDKLIHASAYFLLTTLMLRAWRRPGGLLAGRGRHVVAAIAIAYGAFDEATQPFFNRVGDLADWLADSVGVTLAIGYDRWRSRRNESKNQ, encoded by the coding sequence ATGTCCGCCTCCCCCGACCTGAAGCTGAGCTCGGCCGAGTCTTTTCGGACGTCGAATCGGCGTTGGCTCGGCGTGCTGATGGCGTACTGGACGATCCTCTTCACGGCGACTCACATCCCGGCGCCCGAGGCGATCGCCGGCGCCGCCCTGGACTACGACAAGCTCATCCACGCGTCGGCGTACTTCCTGCTGACAACGCTGATGCTCCGTGCCTGGCGCCGCCCCGGCGGTTTACTAGCAGGGCGAGGCCGCCACGTAGTCGCCGCGATCGCGATCGCGTACGGGGCATTCGACGAGGCGACACAACCTTTCTTCAACCGGGTTGGCGACTTGGCCGACTGGTTGGCCGACTCGGTCGGCGTGACGCTGGCGATCGGGTACGACCGCTGGCGTTCGCGACGCAATGAGAGCAAGAATCAGTAG
- the tadA_3 gene encoding tRNA-specific adenosine deaminase, translating into MLLAQPEDLAYMQAALAEAERAAAEGEVPVGAIVVCRDQIIAAAHNQRETLHDPTAHAEMIAITQAAESLGAWRLEGCTLYVTLEPCPMCAGAIVQARVPRVVYGATDPKAGAVESLYSLLSDQRLNHRCDLERGVLAEPCGAILSEFFRARRR; encoded by the coding sequence ATGCTGCTCGCTCAACCGGAAGACCTGGCCTACATGCAAGCGGCGTTGGCCGAAGCTGAGCGGGCGGCCGCCGAGGGGGAAGTGCCGGTCGGGGCGATCGTCGTCTGCCGCGACCAGATCATCGCCGCGGCGCACAACCAACGCGAGACCCTCCACGACCCGACGGCCCACGCGGAGATGATCGCCATTACCCAGGCCGCCGAGTCGCTCGGCGCCTGGCGACTGGAGGGCTGCACCCTCTACGTGACGCTCGAACCCTGCCCGATGTGCGCCGGCGCGATCGTGCAGGCGCGCGTGCCACGCGTCGTGTACGGAGCCACCGATCCCAAGGCGGGCGCGGTCGAGAGCCTCTACTCGCTGCTCAGCGATCAGCGGTTGAACCACCGCTGCGACCTCGAACGTGGCGTGCTCGCCGAGCCGTGCGGCGCGATCCTCAGCGAGTTCTTTCGCGCCCGGCGACGCTAG